In Candidatus Hamiltonella defensa 5AT (Acyrthosiphon pisum), one genomic interval encodes:
- a CDS encoding IS630 family transposase, producing MKKTLRHPKANEEARQGFQEKIAGYQKQGKSLVYLDESGFAHDMPRLYGYATRGQRCFGTHDWQAKGRTNVIGALLGVTLIAVGLFNCSINSDVFYAWVTQLLLPALPHPCVMMMDNASFHKRKDIQHAILNAGHSIEYLPPYSPEFNPIEHTWAQAKRKRRELQCDINTLFSEHIM from the coding sequence ATAAAAAAAACTCTGCGTCATCCCAAGGCAAACGAAGAGGCACGACAGGGGTTCCAGGAAAAAATCGCGGGGTATCAAAAGCAGGGTAAATCTCTGGTTTATCTCGATGAGAGCGGCTTTGCTCACGATATGCCCCGCCTCTACGGATACGCTACACGAGGTCAACGCTGTTTTGGGACTCACGATTGGCAGGCTAAGGGCCGCACTAACGTCATTGGTGCCTTATTAGGGGTCACTCTCATCGCGGTGGGCCTCTTTAACTGCTCCATTAACAGCGATGTTTTTTATGCCTGGGTCACTCAGCTGCTCCTACCCGCTCTTCCTCATCCGTGCGTGATGATGATGGATAACGCTTCTTTCCACAAGCGAAAAGATATTCAACACGCCATTCTCAACGCCGGTCATTCTATTGAATATTTGCCTCCTTATTCGCCCGAGTTCAACCCTATTGAGCACACATGGGCTCAAGCTAAAAGAAAAAGAAGAGAACTTCAATGCGACATCAATACCTTGTTTTCAGAACATATTATGTAA
- a CDS encoding transposase, translated as MKNRHYPLKECDFIKIIEPHIIKYDKRPGRPASISHYQFFSAVLYVLRTGIPWRDVPDLYGHWHTIYMRFKRWSENGLFWNLLYRLQQKKKIKMDCTWVDSTTVAIHRHGSGSLKKRDLNR; from the coding sequence ATGAAAAACAGGCACTATCCGCTCAAAGAGTGTGATTTTATAAAAATAATCGAACCTCATATTATAAAATATGATAAACGTCCAGGTAGACCTGCAAGCATCAGTCATTATCAGTTTTTTTCAGCTGTTTTGTACGTATTGAGAACGGGTATCCCTTGGCGTGATGTACCTGATTTATACGGTCATTGGCATACGATTTATATGCGCTTTAAAAGATGGAGTGAAAATGGCTTGTTCTGGAACTTGCTTTATCGTTTACAACAAAAAAAGAAAATCAAAATGGACTGTACATGGGTAGACAGTACGACGGTCGCCATCCACCGACACGGCTCAGGAAGCCTTAAAAAAAGGGACCTCAATCGATAG
- a CDS encoding type 4 pilus major pilin, translating to MKSLKQGIFNISDASIGWGMAFVGLAMVAAAGMGLYVKVYSTSSVASINTLLNETKSLRISTGYGTANLVPALIRSGAIPKGISIVGDRLFNASGGAITVTGKGIGFIVSTAGMNEKDCMKLATTLSNGDIASVRINSAPAMTGEITGTGLCRLCCWKKQYGDFYYEYVRPLRFTKTFKNEDVKRPRPTLFACSMD from the coding sequence ATGAAATCGTTAAAGCAAGGTATTTTTAATATCAGTGATGCGAGTATCGGTTGGGGCATGGCCTTTGTGGGGCTGGCGATGGTCGCTGCGGCGGGGATGGGGTTGTATGTGAAAGTGTATTCAACCTCATCGGTGGCCTCTATTAATACGTTACTGAATGAAACTAAATCATTACGTATTTCAACCGGCTATGGCACCGCTAACCTGGTCCCTGCGCTCATCCGCTCAGGGGCCATCCCTAAAGGCATTTCGATTGTGGGAGACCGGCTTTTTAATGCCAGCGGCGGGGCCATCACCGTCACCGGCAAAGGGATCGGTTTTATTGTCTCAACAGCCGGCATGAATGAAAAAGATTGCATGAAACTCGCCACGACCTTAAGCAATGGAGATATCGCTTCGGTCCGAATCAACAGTGCGCCTGCGATGACGGGCGAGATAACCGGCACAGGCCTCTGCCGCCTGTGTTGCTGGAAGAAACAATACGGTGACTTTTACTACGAATATGTAAGGCCCTTGAGATTTACAAAAACATTCAAGAATGAGGATGTAAAACGACCCCGCCCTACTTTATTTGCATGTTCCATGGATTAA
- the traI gene encoding TraI/MobA(P) family conjugative relaxase: MVVVIPKKRRDGKSSFLKLVFYLSFREDNPGDIPVTADAFFDRPSTSKIAVFDRLIDYIDRHASPESQQLITHLPDGSHRILCEGVLCQTNTLSIETASSEMNAMASNNRRCLDPVYHFILSWPEEETPEDSHIFDSALFCLKEMGMVDHQYVFAIHRDTDNLHCHVAANRIHPLSYRAVNLYNDVKILHKACRKLELKYDWKPDNGCWKRDQNHQIIRAESQYPSAPRASTQFEYHEDKESFYSYVVRTCRTELTSILKGPLQEWEEVHAVFLRAHLELKKKGSGLAIYDKNCPNNVPLKASSLHPQFTLSKLVPRIGEFESAPRVMEFKNEQGEVTLTNYMVSSHYDDRLHLRDHQARMTRRLERAEAREELKLRYQTDKKEAKCPSFDAKNRFRTLSMTFRFRRAHVCVAVRDPLMRKLAYHVLAFEREKAMAELRLKLKEERENWYRSPENRRLSYRVWVEQQALKGDKAAISQLRGWAYQAKRDERTAYLSDTVIECAVSDDIAPVELKGYTHHIHRDGAIVYKKEGITQMIDRGETIEMARPFENEGDNMVAGLHLAEQKSGEKRVFSGPREYVEKACSLVRDFNEMGQTALRLTDPIQQKRVCEMRSQDKPAPIVFDSPNLTP; encoded by the coding sequence ATGGTCGTTGTCATTCCAAAAAAGCGCCGTGATGGAAAATCAAGTTTTCTTAAACTGGTGTTTTACCTCTCTTTCCGTGAAGATAATCCAGGTGATATTCCCGTGACCGCTGATGCTTTTTTTGACCGTCCTTCCACTTCTAAAATCGCGGTGTTTGATCGTTTAATTGATTATATTGATCGCCATGCTTCCCCTGAATCACAGCAGCTCATCACGCACCTACCCGATGGGAGTCATCGGATTCTTTGTGAAGGCGTTTTATGTCAAACGAACACGTTGAGTATTGAAACCGCCTCCTCTGAAATGAATGCGATGGCCTCGAATAATCGTCGTTGTCTCGATCCGGTTTATCATTTTATTTTGTCTTGGCCGGAAGAAGAAACACCTGAAGACAGTCACATTTTTGACAGTGCTTTGTTTTGTTTAAAGGAAATGGGGATGGTTGATCATCAGTATGTTTTTGCGATTCATCGTGACACCGATAACCTCCATTGTCATGTGGCGGCCAACCGTATTCATCCCCTTTCTTATCGTGCAGTGAACCTCTATAACGACGTTAAAATTTTGCACAAAGCCTGCCGAAAATTAGAGCTTAAATATGATTGGAAACCGGATAATGGGTGTTGGAAGAGAGATCAAAATCATCAGATTATTCGAGCTGAATCTCAATATCCCTCGGCTCCGAGAGCATCGACGCAGTTTGAATATCACGAAGATAAAGAAAGTTTTTATTCGTATGTGGTTCGTACGTGCCGAACAGAGTTGACTTCTATTTTAAAAGGGCCGCTTCAAGAATGGGAAGAGGTACACGCTGTTTTTTTAAGGGCCCATCTGGAATTGAAAAAAAAAGGTTCTGGGTTGGCTATTTATGACAAAAATTGTCCGAACAATGTTCCTTTAAAAGCCAGCAGTTTACACCCTCAATTCACTCTTTCGAAATTAGTGCCTCGCATTGGCGAATTTGAAAGTGCGCCCCGAGTGATGGAATTTAAAAATGAACAAGGGGAGGTGACCTTAACAAACTATATGGTGAGTTCACATTATGATGATCGACTTCATTTGCGTGATCATCAAGCTCGAATGACTCGCCGATTAGAACGCGCTGAGGCCCGAGAAGAGTTAAAATTGCGTTATCAAACTGACAAAAAAGAAGCGAAATGCCCCTCTTTTGACGCAAAAAATCGTTTCAGAACTCTTTCCATGACCTTTCGTTTCCGAAGAGCCCATGTGTGTGTTGCGGTGCGCGATCCTTTAATGAGAAAACTGGCCTATCATGTGTTGGCTTTTGAGCGAGAAAAAGCGATGGCCGAGTTGCGTTTAAAATTAAAGGAAGAGCGGGAGAACTGGTATCGTTCTCCAGAAAATAGGCGACTGTCTTATCGTGTTTGGGTGGAACAGCAGGCGTTAAAAGGGGATAAAGCGGCCATTAGCCAGTTAAGAGGGTGGGCTTACCAAGCGAAGCGGGATGAGCGCACGGCTTACCTCAGTGATACGGTCATTGAATGTGCCGTTTCAGATGATATTGCGCCGGTTGAGCTCAAAGGCTATACCCATCATATCCACCGTGACGGGGCGATTGTATACAAAAAGGAAGGAATCACCCAAATGATTGACCGAGGGGAAACCATTGAGATGGCCAGACCGTTTGAAAACGAGGGGGACAATATGGTGGCGGGGTTACATTTGGCAGAGCAAAAAAGTGGAGAGAAACGGGTTTTCTCGGGTCCGCGGGAGTACGTTGAGAAAGCGTGTTCGTTGGTTCGAGATTTCAATGAAATGGGTCAGACTGCCTTGAGGTTAACAGACCCTATTCAGCAGAAACGGGTCTGTGAAATGCGGTCTCAAGATAAACCCGCTCCCATTGTATTTGATTCTCCGAATTTGACTCCCTGA
- a CDS encoding FitA-like ribbon-helix-helix domain-containing protein, which yields MSMLTVRNLPDEVHRALRVRAAQHGRSTEAEVREILAITVKPETRVRLGDALADLGRNIGLTNKDFEIFNQVEDKIPAEPTKFE from the coding sequence ATGTCAATGTTAACAGTCCGTAATTTACCTGACGAAGTACACCGAGCATTGAGGGTAAGAGCCGCGCAGCATGGACGTAGCACCGAAGCTGAAGTCCGGGAAATTTTAGCGATAACCGTTAAACCAGAAACACGTGTCCGTTTGGGGGATGCCCTCGCTGATTTGGGACGCAATATCGGCTTAACAAATAAAGATTTTGAGATATTCAATCAGGTAGAAGATAAAATCCCCGCCGAACCGACGAAATTTGAATGA
- a CDS encoding antitoxin MazE family protein yields MTVNQRVRKHREALRQAGYRPVTIWVPDTRDLQFIEKCRNQSVSLNQRDETKIMDWIDEVSDTEGWE; encoded by the coding sequence ATGACTGTTAATCAACGTGTCAGAAAACACCGTGAAGCGTTAAGGCAGGCAGGCTATCGACCTGTCACTATCTGGGTTCCGGATACTCGCGATCTTCAGTTTATTGAGAAATGCAGAAATCAATCCGTTAGCCTGAATCAACGAGATGAAACAAAAATAATGGACTGGATAGATGAAGTGAGTGATACGGAAGGCTGGGAATGA
- a CDS encoding type II toxin-antitoxin system VapC family toxin, producing the protein MIVLDTNVVSESMKPQPHPAVRAWLNDQAAETLYLSSVTLAELLFGIGTLPTGKRKSMIEQALNGLMGLFKARVLPFDTDAARHYAELAVTAKAKAKAKAKGQGFPTPDGYIAAIAASRGFIVASRDISPYEAARVTVINPWNMQIK; encoded by the coding sequence ATGATTGTTCTCGATACTAATGTGGTTTCAGAGTCGATGAAACCTCAGCCCCACCCGGCTGTTCGCGCTTGGCTGAACGATCAAGCTGCTGAAACCTTGTATCTGTCTAGTGTGACATTGGCTGAGTTGCTGTTCGGTATTGGGACCCTTCCAACAGGTAAGCGTAAGAGTATGATTGAACAAGCGCTTAACGGCTTGATGGGCCTGTTTAAGGCTAGGGTGCTTCCATTCGACACTGACGCCGCGCGGCATTACGCCGAATTGGCTGTGACGGCCAAAGCCAAAGCCAAAGCCAAAGCCAAAGGGCAAGGATTCCCAACCCCAGACGGATATATTGCCGCAATTGCAGCCTCCCGTGGATTCATTGTTGCGTCACGTGATATTTCTCCCTACGAAGCGGCCAGAGTCACCGTGATTAATCCATGGAACATGCAAATAAAGTAG
- the gspD gene encoding type II secretion system secretin GspD: protein MFWSDILRLHIFRHRIFSFVKKINYPYFFPLILLLFFLFFPSILLADHFSANFQDTDLRAFIDTVGVNLNKTMIMGPHIQGRVSIRSTDTLSTEQYYQLFLNVLEAQGYAAIPVDGGALKIVRSMHVKTEPIPVITHQKNPYFGDEMMTQVMSLQNISARELTPVLRQLIDRGESGNIISHGPSNILILSGRAAVIKRLFSIIELIDSNADKFNEVIPLKNASATEMVRVINALNKNAPQNDLSISKYTVVADKRTNSVIIHAEPKMRQKIKKLIQELDSETQQSGYSQVFYLKYSQAEDLVDIIEKVSNTLKGKQNEQGQDQNRMSVSIAASKKTNALVVTASQDVMQSIRSIIEQLDIRRAQVHVEALIVEVAEISDINFGVQWQANNSLIQFNNGHQIPLGALTLARRHAESKTGNTLNQNETFLPSQVSSDISLLSKLLSGFSGAKVGIIKGDWQALVQAVKNDSSVNVLSTPSITTLDNQEASFMVGEDVPVLTGSAANANNTNPFNTVERRKIGVMLKVTPQINEGNTVQLLIEQEVSKIQGETKLDIKFAERKLKTTVLADDGQLIVLGGLLDEESGESVSKVPVLGDIPILGHLFKSTVNKKTKRNLMIFIRPTILRDGLSADGISQRKYHYMRAEQLYKNHPGLSLMPRTKQPLLPADGKESEYPAEIRALLAITKKS from the coding sequence ATGTTTTGGTCTGATATATTACGCCTTCACATTTTTCGACATAGAATTTTTTCTTTTGTAAAAAAGATAAATTATCCTTATTTTTTCCCATTGATTTTATTATTATTTTTTTTGTTCTTTCCCTCCATCTTATTAGCCGATCATTTTTCGGCCAACTTTCAAGATACCGATTTGCGCGCTTTTATTGATACTGTTGGAGTTAACCTAAATAAAACGATGATCATGGGGCCTCATATTCAAGGTCGGGTGAGCATTAGAAGCACAGATACTTTATCGACAGAGCAATACTATCAACTTTTTCTCAATGTGTTAGAAGCACAAGGCTATGCCGCCATTCCAGTTGATGGCGGCGCGCTCAAAATTGTCAGAAGCATGCATGTTAAAACGGAGCCCATTCCTGTCATAACTCACCAAAAAAATCCTTATTTCGGTGACGAAATGATGACACAGGTGATGAGCCTTCAAAATATTTCAGCACGTGAATTGACACCTGTATTGCGTCAGCTGATAGATCGAGGGGAATCAGGAAATATCATCAGCCATGGTCCGTCGAATATTCTTATTCTCTCAGGAAGGGCGGCTGTTATTAAGCGTTTGTTTTCTATTATTGAGCTTATAGATTCGAATGCAGATAAATTCAATGAAGTCATCCCATTAAAAAATGCGTCTGCAACGGAAATGGTTAGGGTCATCAATGCTTTAAATAAAAATGCCCCCCAAAATGATTTGTCTATATCAAAATACACAGTGGTAGCCGATAAACGGACTAACAGCGTTATTATCCATGCTGAACCTAAAATGCGCCAAAAAATCAAAAAATTAATACAGGAACTGGATTCAGAAACTCAGCAAAGCGGCTACAGTCAGGTGTTTTACCTTAAATACAGTCAAGCCGAAGATTTAGTTGACATCATTGAAAAAGTGAGCAACACCTTAAAAGGGAAACAAAACGAGCAGGGTCAAGATCAAAATAGAATGTCTGTTTCGATTGCCGCCAGTAAAAAAACAAATGCGCTCGTGGTCACAGCATCTCAAGATGTGATGCAATCTATACGAAGCATCATTGAACAGTTGGATATACGTCGTGCTCAAGTACATGTTGAGGCACTGATTGTTGAAGTTGCAGAAATCAGTGATATTAATTTCGGAGTACAGTGGCAAGCGAACAACAGCTTGATTCAATTTAATAATGGCCATCAAATTCCATTAGGAGCGTTAACTTTGGCCCGACGGCATGCGGAGTCAAAAACAGGGAATACCTTGAATCAAAACGAAACGTTCCTACCTTCCCAAGTGTCTAGTGATATCTCATTGCTGAGCAAACTGCTCTCGGGTTTCAGTGGTGCTAAGGTCGGTATTATTAAAGGAGATTGGCAAGCACTGGTTCAAGCGGTGAAAAACGATTCCAGTGTGAATGTACTTTCCACTCCAAGTATTACCACTTTAGATAATCAAGAAGCCTCGTTTATGGTAGGTGAAGATGTCCCTGTACTCACGGGCTCGGCGGCAAACGCGAATAACACGAATCCCTTTAATACTGTCGAACGAAGAAAAATTGGTGTGATGTTAAAAGTCACCCCTCAAATCAACGAAGGGAACACCGTACAGTTGCTGATAGAGCAAGAAGTATCAAAAATTCAGGGGGAAACCAAGCTTGATATCAAATTTGCGGAACGTAAACTCAAAACCACTGTATTGGCTGATGATGGTCAATTAATTGTATTGGGGGGGCTTCTCGATGAAGAGAGCGGGGAAAGTGTATCTAAAGTACCTGTACTAGGAGACATTCCGATCTTGGGGCATCTTTTTAAATCCACTGTTAATAAAAAAACAAAACGTAATTTGATGATATTTATCCGCCCTACCATTTTACGAGATGGGCTCTCTGCTGACGGCATTTCACAACGAAAATATCATTATATGCGAGCTGAGCAACTGTATAAAAATCACCCAGGATTGAGTTTAATGCCCCGCACAAAGCAGCCACTGCTTCCTGCTGATGGAAAAGAATCTGAATATCCAGCAGAAATTCGCGCTCTACTAGCTATAACTAAAAAATCATGA
- a CDS encoding HU family DNA-binding protein, which produces MNKTELIEQVRDKSGLTKAQSTEAVTAVFSSIIEALGKKEPVQIIRFGTFKVRHRKERISRNPKTGEKIKTPAREVAVFSAGKSLKDSVHLQAPKQTKVAKKSKSGAKKKSSV; this is translated from the coding sequence ATGAATAAAACTGAGTTAATTGAGCAAGTCCGAGACAAGTCTGGCCTGACGAAGGCGCAATCAACCGAGGCGGTCACCGCTGTTTTTTCGAGTATTATCGAAGCATTGGGGAAAAAAGAGCCGGTGCAAATCATCAGATTTGGGACTTTTAAAGTCCGCCATCGCAAAGAGCGGATATCTCGTAATCCCAAAACGGGTGAAAAAATCAAAACCCCTGCTCGTGAAGTCGCTGTGTTTTCTGCGGGGAAAAGTCTGAAAGACTCCGTTCATTTACAAGCGCCCAAACAAACTAAAGTGGCTAAAAAATCAAAAAGCGGAGCGAAGAAAAAGTCATCGGTTTGA
- a CDS encoding type II secretion system protein N has product MISKNNLIIFIHFLLWSLVVWKTTSLCLFFLSPSENIPIIDSPSEPVLSRSLPQIDINLIFKQNWFGDPDRKIQQNRLPKTQSPFILRGTAPAASENKSVAVIENNGIQKIYVPGETIDGSHIILLKVLSKKIVLENNGVQESLSLRDDHEKILNQNLIE; this is encoded by the coding sequence GTGATCTCTAAAAACAATTTGATCATTTTTATCCATTTTCTTCTTTGGAGCCTGGTTGTATGGAAAACCACTTCTTTATGTTTGTTTTTTCTCTCCCCTAGTGAAAACATTCCTATCATAGACTCTCCTTCTGAGCCTGTTTTATCTCGATCTTTACCGCAAATCGATATCAATCTTATTTTCAAACAAAACTGGTTTGGTGATCCAGATCGTAAAATTCAACAAAACAGATTGCCTAAAACACAAAGTCCCTTTATTTTACGTGGCACAGCTCCTGCTGCTTCTGAAAATAAAAGCGTTGCAGTCATCGAAAACAATGGCATACAAAAAATTTACGTCCCTGGTGAAACAATTGATGGTAGTCATATTATTTTACTCAAAGTTTTATCTAAAAAAATTGTGCTTGAAAATAACGGGGTGCAAGAAAGTTTATCTTTAAGAGATGATCACGAAAAAATTTTAAATCAAAACCTGATTGAATAA
- a CDS encoding transposase, which yields MGLSGRFLRSACLSEGQRSDMKAFTELWIKGNGRKVSYIIADKGVDFFDVRKLIRDSGKSPVIPRRKGAVCTGIQPNDKEKYKTRSAIERFFFSIKEQKRLALRFDKLDITFFSFFAIACLKVFNLLC from the coding sequence GTGGGTCTTTCAGGCCGCTTTCTCCGGAGTGCCTGTCTATCTGAAGGACAGCGCTCCGATATGAAAGCCTTTACTGAGCTGTGGATAAAGGGAAATGGGAGGAAGGTGAGCTACATCATCGCTGATAAGGGAGTTGACTTTTTTGATGTCAGAAAATTAATCCGGGATAGTGGAAAGAGCCCTGTGATACCCCGACGAAAAGGGGCTGTTTGCACCGGCATTCAACCTAATGATAAAGAAAAATACAAAACACGCTCTGCGATTGAACGTTTCTTCTTCAGCATAAAAGAACAAAAAAGACTCGCTTTACGCTTTGATAAACTCGATATCACCTTCTTTTCTTTCTTCGCTATCGCTTGTCTTAAGGTCTTTAATTTACTTTGTTAA
- the pilV gene encoding shufflon system plasmid conjugative transfer pilus tip adhesin PilV, translated as MTSLKKGIWQIFDASIGLGVGLFCFALIVLPLVYEFNKDQQYSTAATSPYILGVPELIQAGYLPAGFSETNLFSQRYHTRIVQPAPLKFHHMIFLTGGAPLSLSAARKMAMRIGGSGGYIEGGSARGVMGGWTEPLYAFSYTC; from the coding sequence ATGACATCTTTAAAGAAGGGCATCTGGCAGATCTTCGATGCCTCCATCGGCTTGGGGGTCGGGCTGTTTTGCTTTGCTCTGATCGTGTTGCCTTTGGTCTATGAGTTTAACAAAGACCAGCAATACAGCACCGCGGCCACGTCTCCTTATATTCTGGGTGTACCAGAGCTGATACAGGCGGGGTATTTACCGGCCGGCTTTTCAGAGACCAATCTTTTTTCACAGCGTTATCACACCCGCATTGTTCAACCGGCCCCGTTAAAATTTCATCATATGATTTTTTTGACAGGCGGGGCTCCGCTGAGTTTGAGTGCCGCCCGGAAAATGGCGATGAGAATCGGAGGCAGCGGCGGTTACATTGAGGGCGGGTCAGCCAGAGGGGTGATGGGGGGCTGGACTGAACCCCTCTACGCCTTTAGCTATACGTGTTGA
- a CDS encoding type II toxin-antitoxin system PemK/MazF family toxin has product MKRGNIVTVVSNGDYGKPRPALIVQSDIFSQHPSVVVAPFTSVLTGASVFRYRMEPDDSNGLNCISEVMLDKLTAVPRHRLGNFCGSASKKDMQLVTQLMAVFLGIV; this is encoded by the coding sequence ATGAAACGAGGTAATATTGTCACTGTTGTCAGCAACGGGGATTATGGCAAACCTCGTCCAGCCTTAATTGTTCAATCCGATATATTTTCTCAACATCCTTCTGTGGTAGTGGCACCGTTTACCAGTGTTCTTACTGGCGCTTCTGTTTTTCGTTATCGTATGGAGCCAGACGATAGCAACGGTCTTAACTGTATTTCAGAAGTTATGCTGGACAAATTAACAGCCGTGCCTCGTCATCGTCTGGGTAATTTTTGTGGTAGCGCATCAAAAAAAGATATGCAACTGGTAACACAGTTAATGGCCGTTTTTTTAGGCATTGTTTAA
- a CDS encoding IS630 transposase-related protein — protein MSYSVDFRQKVLSIREKEGLSIRATAKRFHVGTDTLRRWLKRIEPKPSGPRRGKMDKEAFIKDVAEYPDSYQRERAARFGVCPKAIWQALKRWGLTYKKNSASSQGKRRGTTGVPGKNRGVSKAG, from the coding sequence ATGAGTTATTCAGTGGATTTTCGTCAAAAAGTCTTGAGTATTCGAGAGAAAGAAGGACTGAGCATCAGAGCAACGGCGAAGCGTTTTCACGTAGGTACAGATACTCTCAGGCGTTGGCTCAAGCGAATAGAACCGAAACCCTCGGGTCCGCGTCGAGGCAAGATGGATAAAGAGGCGTTTATCAAAGATGTGGCAGAGTATCCAGATAGCTATCAACGGGAACGGGCGGCCCGTTTCGGGGTGTGCCCCAAAGCCATCTGGCAAGCATTGAAAAGATGGGGTCTGACCTATAAAAAAAACTCTGCGTCATCCCAAGGCAAACGAAGAGGCACGACAGGGGTTCCAGGAAAAAATCGCGGGGTATCAAAAGCAGGGTAA
- a CDS encoding phage protease, with protein MTTHTFALNTELRPLLEATAAQKGTPLWVELIPVGEQITGRDGRSWVNDHPQGMVDAFQANHADLPIDIEHATELKAPKGDPALSVV; from the coding sequence ATGACAACACACACTTTTGCCTTAAACACGGAACTTCGGCCCCTTCTGGAAGCGACCGCTGCCCAGAAGGGAACCCCGTTGTGGGTGGAATTAATCCCTGTCGGTGAACAGATCACTGGACGGGATGGCCGTTCCTGGGTCAATGATCACCCCCAAGGGATGGTGGATGCTTTTCAGGCCAACCACGCCGACCTGCCCATTGATATTGAACATGCGACTGAACTCAAAGCCCCCAAGGGCGATCCCGCCCTTTCAGTGGTGTAA